A stretch of the Zonotrichia leucophrys gambelii isolate GWCS_2022_RI chromosome 22, RI_Zleu_2.0, whole genome shotgun sequence genome encodes the following:
- the ZNF703 gene encoding zinc finger protein 703 translates to MSGAPGGPRPRTPPSRGAAAAPSPRPPPADPLRQASRLPIRVLKMLSAHGGHLLHPEYLQPLSSTPVSPIELDAKKSPLALLAQTCSQIGKPDPPPSSKLNAVAAAAPAADKEPSARPAALKPPGSGDAPAEDKSSFKPYSKGGGEPRKEGGADKAGFRVPSAACPPFPPHAAASSPGGSRGASPQHPEPKGAEEKKEPEGGKPSPEGTGGALGRGVVEAGAHGEPPSGRKSEPPALPPAGHVAPVSPYKPGHSVFPLPPSSIGYHGSIVGAYAGYPSQFVPGLDPTKPGLVGSQLPGALGLPGKPPSSSPLTGASPPSFMQGLCRDPYCLSYHSASHLGSSNCSSCVHDPGSLKSGYPLVYPTHPLHSVHTTLSSSGTPSLPGHPLYTYGFMLQNDPLPHICNWVSASGPCDKRFATSEELLTHLRTHTALPGAEKLLAGYPTSGLGSAASCHLHLPPAAPGSPNTLPASLSLRSPHTLGLNRYHPYGKSHLPTAGALPVPSLPAAGPYYSPYALYGQRLTSASALGYQ, encoded by the exons ATGAGCGGCGCTCCCGGCGGGCCCCGGCCGAGGACCCCGCCGAGCCGCggagccgcggccgccccgtcgccccggccgccccccgccgACCCGCTGCGCCAGGCCAGCCGGCTGCCCATCCGCGTCCTGAAGATGCTCAGCGCCCACGGCGGCCACCTCCTGCACCCCGAGTACCTCCAGCCGCTCTCCTCCACGCCCGTCAGCCCCATCGAG CTGGACGCCAAGAAGAGCCCGCTGGCGCTGCTGGCCCAGACCTGCTCGCAGATCGGCAAGCCCGACCCGCCGCCCTCCTCCAAGCTCAACGCCGTGGcggccgccgcgcccgccgccgaCAAGGAGCcctcggcccggcccgccgcgcTGAAGCCGCCGGGCAGCGGGGACGCGCCCGCCGAGGACAAGTCGAGCTTCAAGCCCTACTCGAAAGGCGGCGGGGAGCCCCGCAAGGAGGGCGGCGCGGACAAGGCCGGCTTTCGGGTGCCCAGCGCAGCGTGCCCGCCGTTCCCCCCGCACGCCGCCGCCTCCTCGCCCGGCGGCTCCCGCGGGGCTTCGCCGCAGCACCCCGAGCCCAAGGGCGCCGAGGAGAAGAAGGAGCCCGAAGGCGGCAAGCCCAGCCCCGAGGGGACGGGCGGGGCGCTGGGGCGCGGGGTGGTGGAGGCCGGGGCGCACGGCGAGCCCCCCTCGGGCCGCAAGTCGGAGCCCCCCGCGCTGCCGCCCGCCGGCCATGTGGCCCCCGTGTCGCCCTACAAGCCGGGCCACTCCGTGTTCCCCCTGCCGCCCTCCAGCATCGGCTACCACGGCTCCATCGTGGGCGCCTACGCCGGCTACCCGTCCCAGTTCGTGCCCGGGCTGGACCCCACCAAGCCGGGGCTGGTGGGCAGCCAGCTGCCGGGGGCGCTGGGGCTGCCGGGCAAACCGCCCAGCTCCAGCCCGCTCACCGGGGCCTCGCCGCCCTCCTTCATGCAGGGATTATGCCGGGACCCGTACTGCCTGAGCTACCACAGCGCCTCGCACCTGGGCTCCAGCAACTGCTCCAGCTGCGTGCACGACCCCGGCAGCCTCAAGAGCGGATACCCCTTGGTGTACCCCACGCACCCCCTGCACTCGGTGCACACCACGCTCTCCTCCAGCggcacccccagcctgcccGGCCACCCCCTGTACACCTACGGCTTCATGCTGCAGAACGACCCCCTGCCCCACATATGCAACTGGGTGTCTGCCAGCGGACCCTGCGACAAGAGGTTTGCCACCTCGGAGGAGCTGCTCACCCACCTACGGACCCACACGGCCCTGCCGGGGGCCGAGAAACTCTTGGCGGGTTACCCTACCTCCGGGCTGGGCTCCGCGGCCTCCTGCCACCTGCAcctcccgcccgccgcccccgggaGCCCCAACACCTTACCGGCCTCGCTCTCCTTGAGGAGCCCACACACTTTGGGACTAAACAGGTACCACCCGTATGGCAAGAGCCACTTGCCCACGGCCGGCGCCCTGCCCGTGCCCTCCTTGCCGGCCGCCGGACCTTACTACTCCCCGTACGCTCTCTACGGCCAAAGACTCACGTCAGCCTCGGCTTTGGGATATCAGTAA